The following coding sequences lie in one Arachis ipaensis cultivar K30076 chromosome B05, Araip1.1, whole genome shotgun sequence genomic window:
- the LOC110262853 gene encoding lysM domain receptor-like kinase 3, producing the protein MAAKSMEFSYQKLAKATNNFSSDNKIGQGGFGAVYFAELRGQKAAIKNMDVQASTEFLSELKVLTHVHHLNLILRRGISFLVYEYIENGNLSQYLHGTGREPLAWSTRVQIALDSARGLEYIHKHTVPIYIHRDVKPANILIYKDFHGKVSLL; encoded by the exons ATGGCAGCAAAATCGATGGAATTCTCTTATCAAAAACTAGCCAAGGCTACAAATAACTTCAGCTCTGATAACAAAATTGGTCAGGGTGGATTCGGAGCTGTCTATTTTGCAGAATTGAGAGGCCAA AAAGCAGCAATTAAGAATATGGATGTTCAAGCATCAACAGAGTTTCTTTCAGAGTTGAAGGTCTTAACACATGTTCATCACTTGAATCTG ATATTGCGTCGAGGGATATCTTTCCTTGTGTATGAATACATTGAAAATGGAAACTTAAGCCAATATTTGCATGGTACAG GGAGAGAACCTTTGGCATGGTCAACAAGGGTGCAAATTGCTCTGGATTCAGCAAGAGGACTTGAATATATACATAAACACACTGTTCCTATTTATATCCACCGTGATGTGAAACCTGCTAACATATTAATATATAAAGACTTCCATGGAAAGGTTAGTTTATTGTAA